In the genome of Deinobacterium chartae, one region contains:
- a CDS encoding aldo/keto reductase codes for MEYRKLHGTDLTVSALGFGVWTVGTTWWGVREESEGIRLLQRALDLGVTFFDTADTYASGYAEEILRKALAQRRDDIVIATKFGYDIYNNPERPGQQERPHDWSPQYLRKALEGSLKRLGTDRIDYYQLHNPRLDAIRKDDLWAELERARSEGLIRAYGTALGPALNERQIEEGIETLRLRRAPTQIIYNLLEQVLGEQILPVAEQEGVSILARVPHASGLLEGTMDENTTFEPGDHRNWRMTTNARKKAWLEDGLQKVRQLEAEFLEGRTIGQLAIQFALRSPMMASVIPNIYDEAGLENYAGTFSARALSDAEYARIQELYAANFGLQTNLIGETIQ; via the coding sequence ATGGAATACCGCAAGCTGCATGGAACCGACCTGACGGTCAGCGCGCTGGGATTCGGCGTCTGGACCGTTGGCACCACCTGGTGGGGGGTGCGCGAGGAGAGCGAGGGCATCCGCCTGCTTCAGCGCGCCCTGGACCTGGGTGTGACCTTTTTCGACACGGCCGACACCTATGCCAGCGGCTACGCCGAGGAGATCCTCCGCAAGGCGCTTGCACAGCGCCGTGACGACATCGTCATCGCCACCAAGTTCGGCTACGACATCTACAACAACCCCGAGCGTCCGGGACAGCAGGAGCGCCCGCACGACTGGAGCCCGCAGTACCTGCGCAAGGCCCTCGAGGGCAGCTTGAAGCGCCTCGGAACCGACCGCATCGACTATTACCAGCTGCACAACCCGCGGCTGGACGCGATCCGTAAGGATGACCTGTGGGCCGAGCTGGAGCGGGCCCGCTCCGAGGGCCTGATCCGCGCTTACGGCACCGCGCTGGGACCGGCCCTCAACGAGCGCCAGATCGAGGAGGGCATAGAGACCCTGCGGCTGCGCCGCGCGCCCACCCAGATCATCTACAACCTGCTCGAGCAGGTTCTGGGCGAGCAGATCCTGCCGGTTGCCGAGCAGGAGGGCGTTTCGATCCTGGCGCGCGTGCCGCACGCCTCGGGTCTGCTCGAGGGCACCATGGACGAGAACACCACCTTCGAGCCGGGTGATCACCGCAACTGGCGCATGACCACCAACGCCCGCAAGAAGGCGTGGCTCGAGGATGGCCTGCAGAAGGTGCGTCAGCTCGAGGCCGAGTTCCTCGAGGGCCGCACCATCGGTCAGCTGGCGATCCAGTTCGCGCTGCGCAGCCCGATGATGGCCTCGGTGATTCCCAACATCTACGACGAGGCCGGACTGGAAAACTACGCAGGCACCTTCTCGGCGCGGGCGCTGTCAGACGCCGAGTACGCGCGCATTCAGGAGCTGTACGCGGCCAACTTCGGCCTGCAGACCAACCTGATCGGGGAGACCATCCAGTGA
- a CDS encoding VOC family protein: MQLKHVSFLTRDADALRRFYAALGATVLKDQTRSEEALRRLVLEVGGGRLQFFQDLSGALQPRAAQGWMEHIALEVSGLDAVISRLLEAGGALLRREPSPSGRDMAFVRDPDGRQLELLERSPS, encoded by the coding sequence ATGCAGCTCAAACACGTCTCTTTTCTGACCCGTGACGCCGACGCCCTGCGGCGCTTCTACGCCGCCTTGGGGGCCACCGTGCTCAAGGACCAGACCCGCTCCGAAGAAGCGCTGCGGCGGCTGGTCCTCGAGGTGGGCGGCGGGCGGCTGCAGTTCTTTCAAGATCTTTCCGGCGCGCTGCAGCCGCGCGCGGCGCAGGGCTGGATGGAGCACATCGCCCTCGAGGTGAGCGGTCTCGACGCGGTGATCAGCCGCCTGCTGGAAGCGGGCGGCGCGCTGCTGCGTCGAGAACCCTCGCCCTCGGGCCGCGACATGGCTTTCGTGCGCGACCCGGACGGACGTCAGCTGGAGCTGTTGGAGCGGTCGCCGTCCTGA
- a CDS encoding chlorite dismutase family protein, whose translation MMVDLDPSGQVSQRDPDRARRQYLNYAFYRLDPAFRRLPREEQAELKREFEQAVMGWLDAPAEAGRILRTYSTVGVRSEADFMFWRMAFDLRDFQEAQARINRTRMGGYLTQPHNFISMQKRSQYVNRIEGSGHGLELLPGEGTYLFVYPFVKTRAWYDLSPHARQGMMDEHIYASGPFKGVRLNTSYSYGIDDQEFVVAFDSDYPQEFVDLVGRLRYTEASLYTQRDTPMFTCIKKDVAGILEDLA comes from the coding sequence ATGATGGTGGACCTCGACCCCTCCGGACAGGTTTCGCAGCGCGACCCTGACCGCGCCAGGCGCCAGTACCTCAATTACGCCTTTTACCGGCTGGACCCGGCCTTCCGCCGCCTGCCCCGCGAGGAACAGGCCGAGCTGAAGCGCGAGTTCGAGCAGGCGGTCATGGGCTGGCTGGACGCTCCGGCCGAGGCCGGACGCATTCTGCGCACCTATTCCACGGTGGGCGTGCGCTCCGAGGCCGACTTCATGTTCTGGCGCATGGCCTTTGACCTGCGCGACTTTCAGGAGGCCCAGGCGCGCATCAACCGCACCCGCATGGGCGGCTACCTGACCCAGCCGCACAACTTCATCTCGATGCAGAAGCGCAGCCAGTACGTGAACCGCATCGAGGGCAGCGGGCACGGCCTCGAGCTGCTTCCCGGCGAGGGGACCTACCTGTTCGTGTACCCCTTCGTGAAGACCCGCGCGTGGTACGACCTCTCGCCGCACGCACGCCAGGGCATGATGGACGAGCACATCTACGCTTCGGGACCGTTCAAGGGCGTGCGGCTGAACACCTCGTACTCGTACGGCATCGATGACCAGGAGTTCGTGGTGGCCTTTGACTCGGACTACCCGCAGGAGTTCGTGGACCTGGTGGGTCGCCTGCGCTACACCGAGGCCAGCTTGTACACCCAGCGCGACACCCCGATGTTCACCTGCATCAAGAAGGACGTGGCGGGCATCCTCGAGGATCTCGCCTGA
- the def gene encoding peptide deformylase, with amino-acid sequence MAPVWYNQPMPTVYPIRMYGDPILRRKAREISDLEAPQQVAGFAPVTLRQLAEDMFETMFEAGGVGLAAPQVGLPIRMFVAADYNDDVPEGHDRSLKARLRQQYVVINPTLEVLDPRLEARYDDGCLSLPGIYEPGVQRERAVRLRYTDLEGQQRITEADDYLARVFQHEFEHLEGRLYLDRLPPEVTERHRARLAEFQREARAYLKRLEQQDQRQKRRR; translated from the coding sequence GTGGCGCCGGTCTGGTACAACCAGCCCATGCCCACGGTTTATCCCATCCGCATGTACGGCGATCCGATCTTGCGCCGCAAGGCGCGTGAGATCAGCGACCTCGAGGCTCCGCAGCAGGTAGCGGGCTTTGCCCCGGTCACGCTGCGCCAGCTCGCCGAGGACATGTTCGAAACCATGTTCGAAGCGGGCGGCGTCGGCCTCGCCGCCCCTCAGGTCGGGCTGCCCATCCGCATGTTCGTGGCCGCCGACTACAACGACGACGTGCCCGAAGGCCATGACCGTTCGCTCAAGGCCCGCCTGCGCCAGCAGTACGTGGTCATCAACCCGACCCTCGAGGTTTTGGACCCGCGCCTCGAGGCGCGCTACGACGACGGCTGCCTGTCTCTTCCCGGCATCTACGAGCCCGGCGTACAGCGTGAGCGGGCCGTGCGGCTGCGCTACACCGACCTGGAAGGCCAGCAGCGGATCACCGAGGCCGACGACTACCTCGCCCGGGTCTTTCAGCACGAGTTCGAACACCTCGAGGGGCGGCTGTACCTCGACCGCCTGCCGCCCGAGGTAACCGAGCGGCACCGGGCACGGCTGGCCGAATTCCAGCGCGAGGCCCGTGCTTACCTGAAACGGCTGGAGCAGCAGGACCAACGGCAGAAACGCAGGCGCTGA
- a CDS encoding ABC transporter permease, with translation MNLEAFFTAAFLATFIRSTVPLLLTALGGLLSERSGIVNIALEGLIIFGALAAAVVTQQTEGTLGPAAPWLGWLAGAAAGGLIAWVHALVSIKYKADQVISGTAINMLATGLSGLVLNALYGSSTESQATQQPLPQWGIGELTFSPPVYFAFVAVVIVYYVLYRTPYGLRLRATGEQPQAAASMGVNVRNIRYSAVILSGMLAGTAGVFLSIGFLSSFTRNLSAGIGFIALAALIFGKWRPLGVLGSTLLFGFLSALAVQLGAATFLPSSLINILPYLLTILALVFFGRSVAPKALGKPYEG, from the coding sequence ATGAACCTCGAGGCCTTCTTCACGGCGGCCTTCTTGGCCACCTTCATCCGCTCGACCGTGCCGCTGCTGCTGACCGCTCTGGGCGGCCTGCTCAGCGAACGCAGCGGTATTGTCAACATCGCCCTCGAGGGCCTGATCATCTTTGGCGCGCTGGCCGCCGCGGTCGTGACCCAGCAGACCGAAGGGACGCTGGGCCCCGCCGCTCCCTGGCTGGGCTGGCTGGCCGGCGCGGCCGCAGGCGGCCTGATCGCCTGGGTGCACGCGCTGGTGTCGATCAAATACAAGGCGGATCAGGTGATCTCGGGTACCGCGATCAACATGCTGGCGACCGGTTTATCTGGCTTGGTGCTGAACGCGCTGTACGGCTCCTCGACCGAGTCTCAGGCCACGCAGCAGCCGCTGCCGCAGTGGGGGATCGGCGAACTGACCTTCAGCCCGCCGGTTTACTTCGCCTTCGTGGCGGTTGTCATCGTGTACTACGTGCTGTACCGCACCCCGTACGGCCTGCGCCTGCGCGCGACCGGTGAGCAGCCCCAGGCCGCCGCCTCGATGGGTGTGAACGTGCGGAACATACGCTACAGCGCGGTGATCCTCTCGGGCATGCTGGCCGGTACGGCCGGTGTGTTCCTCTCGATCGGCTTCCTGTCGAGCTTCACCCGCAACCTCTCGGCCGGTATCGGCTTCATCGCCCTGGCTGCCTTAATCTTTGGCAAGTGGCGGCCGCTGGGTGTGTTAGGCTCGACCTTGCTGTTCGGTTTCTTAAGCGCGCTGGCCGTTCAGCTCGGCGCAGCAACCTTCCTGCCCAGCAGCCTGATTAATATTCTCCCCTACCTGCTCACGATTCTCGCCTTGGTCTTCTTTGGGCGCAGCGTGGCCCCGAAGGCCCTCGGAAAGCCGTATGAGGGATAG
- a CDS encoding helix-turn-helix domain-containing protein, giving the protein MRDRQEKDTRSTQSGLEAPRAPHLGERLRAAREAAGLSVAALAERTKIRSDYLAALEALDLKALPERLYCRAYVQRYAREVGLDEGATLAEFDRVMPQNTEISQALRGQIPTRSRAFPTALISGIISGVVVLGAAGWYVYSGLQARPIQAAPAPTEDPPVPQQARQVRLTVKSTPPGAQVYVDNALVGRTPVLQFPVTSRESAVLRLEADGYRPLSQTVNLDDHRSLQVSLEARVAPLPRVNVRLMTSQAAPATGGSAPAGTGTPGDTPGATPPAVEEPAGAATPDRDRPADEAGGAAEESAEGQVKMSFVGRSWVRITSSSGEVLYEGIPAVGTVQTYDQPVRIRAGSAGSVQVAVGDADPEPMGQTGSVVERAYP; this is encoded by the coding sequence ATGAGGGATAGGCAAGAGAAAGACACCCGATCCACCCAATCCGGCCTCGAGGCCCCGCGCGCTCCCCACCTGGGGGAGCGCCTGCGGGCGGCCCGCGAGGCCGCTGGTCTGTCTGTGGCCGCCCTGGCCGAGCGCACCAAGATCCGCAGCGACTACCTCGCAGCCCTCGAGGCCCTGGACCTGAAAGCCCTTCCCGAGCGCCTGTATTGCCGTGCTTACGTCCAGCGCTATGCCCGCGAGGTCGGCCTTGACGAAGGTGCGACTCTGGCCGAGTTCGACCGGGTGATGCCGCAGAACACCGAGATCAGCCAGGCCCTGCGCGGCCAGATTCCTACGCGCTCCCGCGCTTTTCCCACCGCGCTGATCAGTGGAATCATCAGCGGCGTGGTGGTGCTGGGAGCCGCCGGTTGGTACGTCTACTCGGGGCTGCAGGCCCGTCCGATCCAGGCGGCCCCGGCCCCGACAGAGGACCCGCCGGTACCGCAGCAGGCCCGGCAGGTGCGCCTGACTGTCAAGAGCACCCCGCCCGGAGCCCAGGTGTACGTGGACAACGCGCTGGTGGGCCGCACCCCGGTGCTGCAGTTTCCGGTGACCAGCCGCGAGAGTGCGGTGCTGCGCCTCGAGGCCGACGGTTACCGGCCGCTCAGCCAGACCGTGAACCTCGACGATCACCGCAGCCTGCAGGTGTCGCTCGAGGCCCGGGTCGCTCCGCTGCCGCGCGTGAACGTGCGGCTGATGACGTCGCAGGCCGCGCCTGCGACGGGTGGAAGTGCCCCAGCCGGAACCGGGACACCTGGGGATACTCCGGGCGCAACGCCGCCCGCCGTGGAGGAACCCGCAGGCGCTGCCACCCCGGACCGCGACCGGCCTGCGGACGAGGCGGGCGGGGCGGCCGAGGAATCCGCAGAGGGGCAGGTCAAGATGAGCTTCGTGGGCCGCTCGTGGGTGCGGATAACCTCGAGCAGCGGCGAGGTGCTGTACGAGGGAATTCCGGCAGTAGGTACGGTGCAGACCTACGACCAGCCGGTGCGGATACGGGCCGGTTCGGCCGGTTCGGTGCAGGTGGCGGTGGGCGACGCCGATCCGGAGCCGATGGGGCAGACCGGGTCGGTCGTCGAACGGGCCTATCCCTGA
- a CDS encoding AI-2E family transporter, with the protein MGEGNAFVQVWRNPYIRVVVLVLLIYLVYRLAGMIAPILILAALAYTLAYLVNPLLNWFERRRIPRGVGVLLVFLLLAGMLTLASVLFVTVLAQLSELFQQLPALFEQANDLWQRWWGILQSYRSLPMLQGVSEQITEFVQSSVSTLSDSALKLVQGALSQGGAVIGGLASVASGVTQFVLMLILSVYMMLDFNRIGVTLLSVFPRRSQPLVLELSSHINTAVGGYLRGQILIATGVGTITGVGLAIFGIPSAAALGFLAGIFNIVPYLGVVIAIVPAILLALSVAPIKILFVLIVFLIASQVESHFLSPMILGRTTNLHPVTVLLSILIGVSLLGLPGALLGVPAAALGKLLLQSYYYPSRFYRQLARIRPPEPPEPLPPLEERLVARQDGDRSNSSS; encoded by the coding sequence ATGGGAGAAGGCAACGCGTTCGTGCAGGTATGGCGCAACCCGTATATCCGGGTGGTGGTGCTGGTCCTGCTGATCTATCTGGTATACCGCCTGGCGGGCATGATCGCGCCGATCCTGATCCTGGCAGCTTTGGCCTACACCCTGGCTTACCTGGTCAATCCGCTGCTCAACTGGTTCGAGCGCCGACGCATTCCACGCGGAGTGGGCGTGTTGCTGGTCTTCTTGCTGCTGGCCGGCATGCTGACGCTGGCCTCGGTGCTGTTTGTGACCGTACTGGCCCAGCTCAGCGAACTGTTCCAGCAGTTGCCCGCGCTGTTCGAGCAGGCCAACGACCTGTGGCAGCGCTGGTGGGGTATTTTGCAGAGTTACCGTTCGCTGCCGATGTTGCAGGGCGTGAGCGAGCAGATCACCGAATTCGTCCAGAGCTCGGTCTCTACCCTCTCGGACAGCGCCCTCAAGCTGGTGCAAGGAGCGCTGTCGCAGGGCGGAGCGGTGATCGGCGGGCTCGCCAGCGTGGCCAGCGGGGTGACGCAGTTCGTGCTGATGCTGATCTTGAGCGTGTACATGATGCTCGACTTCAACCGCATCGGCGTCACGCTGCTCAGCGTCTTCCCGCGCCGTAGCCAGCCGCTGGTGCTCGAACTGTCCAGCCACATCAACACCGCGGTGGGAGGCTATCTGCGCGGTCAGATCCTGATCGCCACCGGGGTGGGAACCATCACCGGTGTGGGGCTGGCCATTTTCGGCATTCCCTCGGCGGCCGCACTCGGCTTCCTGGCCGGGATCTTCAACATCGTGCCCTACCTGGGCGTGGTGATCGCCATCGTTCCGGCGATCTTGCTGGCTCTCTCGGTCGCCCCGATCAAGATCCTGTTTGTGCTGATCGTGTTTTTGATCGCCAGCCAGGTGGAGAGCCATTTCCTGTCGCCCATGATCTTAGGTCGCACCACCAACTTGCACCCGGTCACGGTGCTGCTCTCGATCCTGATCGGTGTGTCGCTGCTGGGCCTGCCGGGCGCGCTGCTGGGCGTTCCGGCCGCGGCGCTGGGCAAGCTGCTGCTGCAGTCTTACTACTACCCCAGCCGTTTTTACCGTCAGCTGGCGCGCATCCGACCGCCCGAGCCGCCCGAACCGCTACCGCCCCTCGAGGAGCGCCTGGTGGCCCGTCAGGACGGCGACCGCTCCAACAGCTCCAGCTGA